A portion of the Leptospira broomii serovar Hurstbridge str. 5399 genome contains these proteins:
- a CDS encoding CheR family methyltransferase, whose product MSEEILKFMSALKKDTGLSLNEEKIYLIESRLSGLMEDYKMSSYQELTDRFQNHSDKEFREKVIDRITTHETKFFRDDGLFEALVSRIIPELLEQRAQSNANSTGSHLKIWCAACSTGQEPYSIAMEIKEKAPEIFKKTKIFATDIAYDTLIKAKSGIYSNFEISRGLDTKYLNKYFTKISDTEYQINDEIKSIVEFKYQNLISDDFPTGFDLILCRNVSYYFDHDDRRKLFKKIEKSMNPDSFLILGTAESITDYSSTFIVREFGKFRYYELNPTNVTFFSKGA is encoded by the coding sequence ATGAGCGAAGAAATTTTGAAATTTATGAGCGCCTTAAAAAAGGATACCGGGCTTTCCTTAAACGAGGAGAAAATCTATCTTATCGAGAGTAGACTTTCGGGACTGATGGAAGATTATAAAATGTCATCCTACCAGGAATTAACCGATCGATTTCAAAATCATTCGGATAAGGAATTCCGCGAGAAAGTCATCGATAGAATCACGACTCACGAAACCAAATTCTTTCGCGACGATGGACTCTTCGAAGCTCTAGTATCTCGAATTATTCCGGAGCTGTTAGAACAACGTGCGCAATCCAATGCGAATTCGACAGGAAGCCACCTAAAAATATGGTGTGCCGCTTGTTCGACGGGACAGGAGCCGTATTCGATCGCAATGGAAATTAAAGAAAAGGCACCGGAAATATTTAAGAAAACCAAAATTTTCGCTACCGATATCGCGTATGATACCCTCATAAAGGCGAAAAGCGGAATATACAGCAATTTCGAAATAAGTCGCGGACTCGATACAAAATATCTTAATAAATATTTTACTAAAATATCGGATACGGAATATCAAATCAACGACGAGATCAAGTCGATAGTAGAATTTAAATACCAAAATTTAATATCTGATGATTTTCCGACCGGATTCGATCTGATTCTCTGCAGGAACGTATCGTACTATTTCGATCATGACGATCGAAGAAAATTATTTAAGAAGATCGAAAAATCGATGAATCCGGATAGCTTTCTTATCCTCGGTACAGCCGAATCCATTACGGATTACTCATCCACGTTCATAGTGCGTGAATTCGGTAAATTTCGATATTACGAACTAAATCCAACAAATGTAACATTCTTTTCGAAAGGAGCTTGA
- the cheB gene encoding chemotaxis-specific protein-glutamate methyltransferase CheB produces the protein MVAANMAESMNQKKRITVFAVDDSLIYRNLLRSAITSEPEFEFLGAAIDGKFALPKISYLKPDFVVMDVEMPQMNGLDALAEIKKSNPETRVIMFSSLTSEGAKTTLQALDMGALDFVAKPSHMTEGSVDITETLGLLSDKIKAIYAQELLRFQDRKIGKHQGESKLKPKRKFNICGIGISTGGPVALRELVSKLKTNLRGIIVIAQHMPPRFTKYLAEHLAANNDFIVKEVSDEEILEEGAIYIAPGGMQLEVIKDKRGAVGKVYQGPIGELCKPSVNILFKSLAENFSNESMAVIMTGMGEDGYLGMKEMKEKGAYLIAQSKETCLVFGMPNKPVKEGIVDEVLNIDSIAERISNFLSKDLT, from the coding sequence ATGGTCGCTGCAAATATGGCGGAATCGATGAATCAGAAAAAAAGAATAACTGTATTTGCCGTTGATGATTCATTAATTTATCGTAATTTACTTCGATCCGCAATCACGAGCGAACCAGAATTCGAATTCTTGGGGGCGGCAATCGACGGTAAATTCGCTTTACCAAAGATAAGTTACTTAAAGCCCGACTTCGTAGTAATGGACGTCGAAATGCCTCAAATGAACGGGTTGGACGCTTTAGCGGAAATCAAAAAGAGCAATCCGGAAACTCGCGTAATTATGTTCAGTTCTTTAACTTCAGAAGGAGCAAAAACGACATTACAAGCATTAGATATGGGGGCATTGGATTTCGTCGCTAAACCGTCACACATGACCGAAGGTAGCGTCGATATAACCGAAACGCTGGGGTTATTATCGGATAAGATCAAAGCTATTTACGCGCAAGAGTTGCTGCGATTTCAGGATCGTAAGATCGGAAAGCATCAAGGCGAATCGAAATTAAAACCGAAGAGAAAATTCAATATCTGCGGAATTGGAATATCAACCGGCGGCCCAGTTGCCTTGCGAGAGCTTGTTTCAAAGTTAAAAACAAATTTAAGAGGAATTATAGTAATAGCTCAGCATATGCCGCCTAGATTTACGAAATATTTGGCGGAGCATCTTGCTGCAAATAACGACTTCATCGTAAAAGAAGTTTCGGACGAAGAAATTTTAGAAGAAGGAGCCATTTATATCGCGCCGGGCGGTATGCAATTAGAAGTAATAAAAGATAAGCGAGGAGCGGTAGGAAAGGTTTATCAAGGACCGATAGGAGAGCTATGCAAGCCTTCGGTGAACATTCTATTCAAATCGCTCGCTGAGAATTTTTCGAACGAATCTATGGCGGTGATTATGACGGGAATGGGGGAGGATGGATATCTCGGTATGAAGGAAATGAAAGAAAAGGGAGCATACCTAATTGCGCAAAGTAAAGAAACATGCCTTGTTTTCGGTATGCCAAATAAACCAGTGAAGGAAGGCATCGTGGACGAAGTTCTAAACATCGATTCTATCGCGGAACGAATTTCAAATTTTCTATCTAAGGACTTAACCTAA
- a CDS encoding methyl-accepting chemotaxis protein, with amino-acid sequence MLGLTSQKKNIESERKQLSVTVTDKEVMMIDGTTLVSMTDLKGKVTYANKEFLEIAGLTESELIDKPHNVVRHPDIPRSVFQDFWSTIQSGKPWRGIVKNRSKNGDHYWVDANVAPKFENGSIVGYMSVRRKPNRKQIDEASKLYKDILAGIKRFPATNSKKLSIKLKLLSSAFLSSLVVAALVVFPHFGILPIYSYILASVTILFQCTVAPYFLSYSILKPIQNASNIANRIASGDLSVNIAHNRNDEIGELEKSILNMLINTAALISRLKENGNILFQSSSDLSGASLNLSSGIEQMSQQSQTIAAAATQMNQNLNMITSSIEEMSVSVGEVAKKAADSAKIAREANSTALETGGVVKELGDNAREIGNVIESISNIAAQTKLLALNAAIEAAGAGEAGRGFAVVASEVKELARQSAESSEEIKNKISAIQKSTEKVTESIGKITSVIAEVNQISGSIASAVEEQSITTKEIAANVSQTSMTSNEVTKNINGISTASLDGAKESNNVSNLAKSLQSLAEVLTTLVAQFKISNTAN; translated from the coding sequence ATGTTGGGACTAACTTCACAGAAAAAGAACATTGAATCCGAAAGAAAACAACTTTCGGTAACCGTAACTGACAAAGAAGTCATGATGATCGACGGCACTACTTTGGTGTCGATGACGGATTTAAAAGGGAAAGTCACTTACGCCAACAAGGAATTCTTAGAGATAGCCGGATTAACGGAATCGGAACTTATCGATAAACCCCATAATGTCGTTCGACATCCGGATATCCCTCGTAGTGTTTTTCAGGATTTTTGGTCCACAATACAAAGTGGAAAACCGTGGCGAGGAATCGTAAAGAATAGAAGTAAGAATGGGGACCATTATTGGGTGGATGCGAACGTCGCACCTAAATTTGAAAACGGTAGCATCGTCGGATATATGTCCGTAAGGAGAAAGCCGAACCGTAAACAAATTGATGAAGCCTCAAAACTTTACAAAGACATCTTGGCCGGTATAAAGCGATTTCCGGCGACGAACTCCAAAAAACTATCAATTAAGCTCAAACTATTATCTTCGGCATTCTTAAGTTCGCTCGTTGTTGCTGCATTGGTAGTCTTTCCTCATTTTGGAATCCTTCCAATTTATTCCTACATTTTAGCTTCCGTAACGATCCTATTTCAATGCACGGTAGCTCCGTATTTTCTCAGCTACAGTATTTTAAAACCGATTCAGAACGCTAGCAATATCGCCAACCGAATCGCAAGCGGAGACCTTTCAGTTAACATTGCGCATAATCGAAATGATGAAATCGGTGAGTTGGAAAAATCGATACTCAATATGTTGATCAATACGGCTGCCCTGATCTCTCGATTGAAAGAAAACGGAAACATACTCTTTCAGTCTTCCAGCGATCTTTCCGGCGCAAGCTTGAATTTGTCTTCAGGCATCGAACAGATGTCGCAGCAGTCCCAAACGATCGCGGCTGCCGCTACTCAGATGAATCAAAACCTGAATATGATCACAAGCTCGATCGAAGAAATGTCCGTTTCGGTGGGCGAAGTCGCCAAGAAAGCGGCGGATTCGGCAAAGATCGCTCGAGAAGCAAACAGTACTGCTCTTGAGACAGGCGGAGTCGTTAAAGAACTAGGCGATAATGCACGCGAGATCGGTAATGTAATAGAGAGCATTTCAAACATAGCCGCACAAACCAAACTTTTAGCGCTAAATGCTGCAATCGAAGCTGCTGGAGCCGGGGAGGCAGGAAGAGGATTTGCCGTAGTGGCATCGGAAGTCAAAGAATTAGCCAGACAATCGGCGGAATCGTCGGAAGAAATTAAAAATAAAATCTCAGCCATTCAAAAAAGCACGGAAAAAGTTACGGAATCGATTGGAAAGATCACATCCGTCATCGCCGAGGTGAACCAAATCAGCGGTAGCATTGCCTCCGCCGTGGAAGAACAATCCATTACGACTAAGGAAATAGCGGCCAACGTTAGTCAAACATCCATGACCTCCAACGAGGTAACGAAGAACATAAACGGTATTTCTACGGCTTCCTTAGACGGTGCGAAAGAATCTAACAACGTATCGAACCTCGCAAAATCGCTTCAATCCTTGGCGGAAGTTTTAACCACATTAGTTGCACAGTTTAAAATTTCGAACACGGCGAATTGA
- a CDS encoding chemotaxis protein CheW, whose amino-acid sequence MKEGGSIKQLLSFTLAGELYGIALEGCKEVDHNKTILKVPHSPEHVLGIVNLRGDVVTILNLMALFGRDWKFSENKSSLIRLKGKKESFAILADSISDIVEIPEENLEPCPSHLNEKESKFIDHISIIKNETIIIVNQQELLRIADE is encoded by the coding sequence ATGAAGGAGGGCGGTTCTATCAAACAACTGTTGTCCTTTACCTTAGCGGGGGAACTTTATGGAATTGCGTTAGAGGGCTGCAAAGAAGTAGACCACAATAAAACCATATTAAAAGTCCCGCATTCCCCCGAACATGTACTCGGAATCGTAAATTTAAGAGGGGATGTCGTTACCATACTAAACCTAATGGCTTTGTTCGGAAGAGATTGGAAATTTAGCGAGAATAAAAGTTCTCTAATTCGATTAAAAGGAAAAAAGGAATCATTCGCCATTCTCGCTGATAGCATTTCGGACATAGTAGAGATTCCTGAAGAGAATCTTGAACCTTGTCCTTCTCACTTGAATGAGAAAGAAAGCAAGTTCATCGATCATATTTCGATCATTAAGAATGAAACAATCATAATTGTAAATCAACAAGAACTATTACGAATAGCAGACGAATAA